A genomic segment from Microbulbifer elongatus encodes:
- a CDS encoding histidine triad nucleotide-binding protein codes for MAEASVFSRIIAGDIPAPRLYEDDQCIVIKDRAPQAPTHLLIIPRKPLVSVADAREEDVPLLGHLLWVASKMAERLKLEDGFRLVINNGRGAGQTVFHLHIHLLAQRELPEEGLTEDLQD; via the coding sequence ATGGCAGAGGCCAGCGTATTCAGTCGTATCATCGCGGGAGACATCCCCGCACCAAGACTGTACGAAGATGACCAGTGCATCGTCATCAAAGATCGCGCACCTCAGGCTCCGACCCACCTGCTGATTATTCCCCGCAAACCCCTGGTCAGCGTGGCGGACGCCCGCGAAGAAGATGTACCGCTGCTTGGTCATCTCCTGTGGGTGGCGTCAAAAATGGCAGAACGCCTGAAGCTGGAAGACGGCTTTCGACTGGTGATCAACAACGGTCGCGGCGCTGGTCAGACGGTGTTTCACCTGCACATACATTTGCTGGCACAGCGCGAGCTGCCAGAAGAAGGTCTCACCGAGGACCTGCAAGATTAA
- a CDS encoding Trm112 family protein: protein MDKKLLSLLVCPVSKAPLEYDEEAQELVCKASGLAYPVRDGIPVMLESEARQLTADEKLEK from the coding sequence ATGGATAAGAAATTACTGAGTTTACTGGTCTGCCCGGTCAGCAAGGCCCCTCTCGAGTATGACGAAGAGGCGCAGGAGCTGGTGTGCAAGGCCAGCGGCTTGGCCTATCCCGTGCGCGATGGTATCCCGGTAATGCTGGAGTCCGAGGCGCGCCAGCTGACAGCTGACGAGAAACTGGAAAAGTAG